From one Brachypodium distachyon strain Bd21 chromosome 4, Brachypodium_distachyon_v3.0, whole genome shotgun sequence genomic stretch:
- the LOC100830669 gene encoding heavy metal-associated isoprenylated plant protein 9 isoform X2 produces MDYRQFYYMTLRTSIDCNGCYHKIRRALLQMQELESHLIDRKHGRVSICGIFSPQDVAIKIRKRTNRRVEILEVREAAPAPPVAGNEENAGQHMP; encoded by the exons ATGGATTACAGA CAATTCTACTACATGACCCTCAGGACAAGCATAGACTGCAACGGCTGCTACCACAAGATCAGGAGGGCTCTGCTCCAGATGCAAG AGCTGGAGAGTCACCTTATCGACCGGAAGCACGGGCGGGTGAGCATCTGCGGCATCTTCAGCCCGCAGGACGTGGCGATCAAGATCAGGAAGCGGACGAACCGACGCGTCGAGATACTGGAGGTCAGGGAGGCCGCCCCTGCGCCCCCGGtggccggcaacgaggagaACGCGGGCCAACATATGCCCTGA
- the LOC100830669 gene encoding heavy metal-associated isoprenylated plant protein 9 isoform X1, with product MIHPRMHHLSNRCALQQFYYMTLRTSIDCNGCYHKIRRALLQMQELESHLIDRKHGRVSICGIFSPQDVAIKIRKRTNRRVEILEVREAAPAPPVAGNEENAGQHMP from the exons ATGATCCATCCTCGTATGCATCATCTCTCTAACCGCTGTGCTCTGCAGCAATTCTACTACATGACCCTCAGGACAAGCATAGACTGCAACGGCTGCTACCACAAGATCAGGAGGGCTCTGCTCCAGATGCAAG AGCTGGAGAGTCACCTTATCGACCGGAAGCACGGGCGGGTGAGCATCTGCGGCATCTTCAGCCCGCAGGACGTGGCGATCAAGATCAGGAAGCGGACGAACCGACGCGTCGAGATACTGGAGGTCAGGGAGGCCGCCCCTGCGCCCCCGGtggccggcaacgaggagaACGCGGGCCAACATATGCCCTGA
- the LOC100830979 gene encoding dihydrolipoyllysine-residue acetyltransferase component 4 of pyruvate dehydrogenase complex, chloroplastic, with product MASLASLSLSIYTATGRAGRAAFVQAPRRRRLAVVRAKVREIFMPALSSTMTEGRIVSWTTSEGDRVSKGDPVVVVESDKADMDVETFHDGIIAAVLVPAGGTAPVGAPIALLAESEEEVAVAQARAQVLSKAQGQEPSPLHAAPEAPPTPAPSPVPMAARTKGIATPHAKKLAKQHRVDISKVVGTGPNGRIMAADVESVAGIKPKVTSPPPPVAPPAAGPAAAGAVRQAAVLPPVSGGTVVPFTSMQAAVSRNMVESLSVPTFRVGYAMTIDKLDALYEKVKSKGVTKTLLLVKAAAMALTHHPVVNASCRDGKSFSYNSSINIAVAVAIEGGLLTPVLEDVDKSDIYLLAQKWRGLLRKTHMKQLQPNEYNSGTFSLSNLGMFGVDRFDAILPPGQGAIMAVGASRPTVIADKDGFFSIKNEMLINVTADHRIIYGADLAAFVQTFAKIVEDPESLTL from the exons ATGGCGTCGCTggcttctctctccctctccatctACACTGCGACGGGGCGCGCAGGTCGTGCGgcgttcgtccaagcgcctcgacggcggcgtctGGCGGTGGTGCGGGCCAAGGTTCGGGAAATCTTCATGCCGGCGCTGAGCTCGACGATGACGGAGGGCAGGATCGTCTCCTGGACGACCTCCGAGGGAGACCGCGTCTCCAAGGGCGACCCCGTGGTGGTCGTCGAGTCCGACAAGGCCGATATGGATGTGGAGACCTTCCACGACGGCAtcatcgccgccgtcctcgtccCTGCCGGCGGGACCGCCCCCGTTGGCGCCCCCATCGCCCTCCTCGCCGAGtccgaggaggaggtcgcggTCGCGCAGGCGCGTGCTCAAGTCCTATCCAAAGCTCAGGGCCAAGAACCCTCTCCTCTCCATGCCGCCCCCGAGGCTCCACCTACCCCAGCTCCTTCCCCGGTACCAATGGCCGCGCGGACAAAGGGCATCGCCACGCCTCATGCCAAGAAGCTTGCGAAGCAGCACAGAGTGGACATCTCCAAGGTTGTCGGCACCGGGCCAAACGGACGCATCATGGCGGCTGACGTCGAGTCAGTCGCTGGCATCAAGCCAAAGGTCACTTCTCCTCCACCCCCTGTGGCACCTCCAGCGGCCGGCCCGGCAGCAGCGGGTGCTGTCCGGCAAGCAGCAGTGCTGCCTCCGGTGTCTGGTGGGACGGTTGTGCCATTCACTTCGATGCAAGCAGCTGTTAGCAGGAACATGGTAGAGAGCTTGTCAGTGCCGACGTTTCGTGTCGGGTATGCCATGACGATTGATAAGCTCGATGCACTCTATGAAAAG GTTAAGTCGAAAGGGGTTACAAAGACATTGTTGCTGGTGAAAGCTGCAGCCATGGCACTCACTCACCACCCAGTTGTTAACGCCAGCTGCAGGGATGGAAAGAGCTTCAGTTACAACAGTAGTATCAACATTGCTGTGGCGGTTGCAATTGAGGGCGGCCTTCTCACACCGGTCTTGGAGGATGTTGATAAG TCGGATATATATCTGCTTGCGCAAAAGTGGAGAGGCTTGCTCAGGAAGACTCACATGAAGCAGCTCCAACCAAATGAATACAACTCAG GGACGTTTTCCTTGTCCAATCTGGGTATGTTTGGGGTGGATAGATTTGATGCCATCCTTCCACCTGGGCAG GGGGCTATCATGGCTGTTGGAGCGTCAAGACCTACTGTTATAGCTGACAAGGATGGATTCTTTAGTATCAAGAACGAAATGCTG ATCAACGTTACTGCTGATCACAGGATTATATATGGTGCTGATTTGGCAGCATTTGTGCAAACATTTGCAAAGATTGTCGAAGACCCTGAGAGCTTAACGTTGTAA
- the LOC100831286 gene encoding cysteine-rich receptor-like protein kinase 10, with product MKPRDFLDRIRRPFFSSSRSADAAASRREEEDLEAIAAREQRSFRYETLAAATRNFSAKQKLGQGGFGPVYRGSLADGREVAVKRLGAGSRQGSREFRNEATLLSRVQHRNVVNLLGYCAHGADEKLLVYEYVPNESLDKILFSAAGAAPPPANNHTHSGSSSSDGDRPRRAELTWPRRHEVVVGVARGLLYLHEDAHTPIIHRDIKASNILLDDRWVAKIADFGMARLYPEAGDGRSHVQTRVAGTNGYMAPEYLMHGHLSAKADVFSFGVLVLEIVSGRKNSSFIPPPGSDSDNLLDYAWKLHKKERSLELLDPAVKPSAVPEQVLLCIRIGLLCVQADPRLRPDMKRVVIILSKKQSTLEEPTRPGAPGSRYRRRAHGHSLRSSQYSDGSSSGTTPSTSVTSHASASASASNAMTTSSTHTLRSQGLPSHREERELPPNSS from the exons ATGAAGCCCCGCGACTTCCTGGACCGGATCAGGCggcccttcttctcctcctcccgcagcGCCGACGCCGCAGCGTCgaggcgggaggaggaggacctgGAGGCGATCGCGGCGCGGGAGCAGCGCTCGTTCCGGTACGagacgctggcggcggcgacccgcAACTTCAGCGCCAAGCAGAAGCTGGGGCAGGGCGGGTTCGGCCCCGTGTACCGCGGCAGCCTCGCCGACGGGCGGGAGGTGGCCGTTAAGCGGCTCGGCGCCGGGTCCAGGCAAGGGTCCCGGGAGTTCCGGAACGAGGCCACGCTCCTCTCCCGCGTCCAGCACCGCAACGTCGTCAACCTCCTCGGCTACTGCGCGCACGGCGCCGACGAGAAGCTCCTCGTCTACGAGTACGTCCCCAACGAGAGCCTCGACAAGATCCTCTTCtcagccgccggcgccgccccacCGCCAGCCAACAACCACACCCACT ccggcagcagcagcagcgacggcGACAGGCCACGGCGCGCGGAGCTGAcatggccgcggcggcacgaggtggtggtgggcgTGGCGCGCGGCTTGCTGTACCTGCACGAGGACGCGCACACGCCCATCATCCACCGCGACATCAAGGCGAGCAACATCCTCCTGGACGACCGGTGGGTTGCCAAGATCGCCGACTTCGGCATGGCCCGCCTCTACCCGGAGGCCGGCGACGGCCGCTCCCACGTGCAGACCCGAGTCGCGGGCACCAACGGCTACATGGCCCCCGAGTACCTCATGCACGGCCACCTCTCCGCCAAGGCCGACGTCTTCAGCTTCggcgtcctcgtcctcgagatcGTCTCCGGCCGCAAGAACTCCTCCTTCATCCCGCCCCCCGGCTCCGACTCCGACAACCTCCTCGATTAC GCGTGGAAGCTGCACAAGAAGGAGCGGAGCCTGGAGCTGCTGGACCCGGCCGTGAAGCCGTCGGCGGTGCCGGAGCAAGTGCTGCTGTGCATCCGCATCGGGCTGCTGTGCGTGCAGGCCGACCCGCGGCTGCGGCCGGACATGAAGCGCGTGGTCATCATCCTCTCCAAGAAGCAGAGCACGCTGGAGGAGCCAACGCGGCCGGGGGCGCCCGGCTCGAGGTACAGGAGGAGGGCCCACGGCCACAGCCTGCGCAGCTCGCAGTACTCCGATGGGTCGTCGTCCGGCACGACCCCCTCGACCTCCGTGACGTCGCACgcgtcggcatcggcttcGGCTTCGAACGCGATGACGACGTCGAGCACGCACACCTTGCGGAGCCAGGGACTCCCCTCGCATCGCGAAGAGCGGGAGTTGCCGCCCAACAGCAGCTGA
- the LOC106866612 gene encoding protein FAR-RED ELONGATED HYPOCOTYL 3 yields MTWLLADHNFSEYIDDHSFYITSDRNININHLEQEELENMYNMQNQISVPETLAEKHVEDHGDWMQSDEPENILNPDELEAEAGDIPSMDTENAENNNERNPETDPEGNKEPLTQEEVIEFIQSSQQLGQGGAAQEIEHMHMPELGMVFKTEEEGHKFYNNYAMKVGFSTAIAHKYHSRNKTHMGKVTRVTITCNKAGKPTEEDMEANKEAAQRGEGLGKNKPAKRRVRKTKEGTNDERNVLMRRTNTVVLTACPATMVVAYIDDVWKITRLDLTHNHELHPPGEARFLRSHKNMTLEEKLMIRTCSACKLPTRKIMAILAYMRGGLSSLPYTKKDVSNIRTSIRTESGRSDMMKVLEYFLKKKEKMQLSFTKLTRMKRAEF; encoded by the exons ATGACATGGCTATTGGCTGATCACAATTTTTCAGAATATATTGACGAT CATTCATTCTACATCACAAGTGATAGAAACATCAATATAAATCATCTGGAGCAGGAAGAGCTTGAGAATATGTATAACATGCAAAATCAGATTAGCGTGCCAGAAACTTTGGCGGAAAAGCATGTGGAAGATCACGGTGACTGGATGCAGAGCGATGAGCCTGAGAATATTTTGAACCCAGATGAATTagaagcagaagcaggagATATTCCGAGCATGGACACTGAAAATGCAGAGAACAATAACGAAAGAAATCCAGAAACAGACCCTGAAGGAAACAAAGAACCGCTGACACAGGAAGAAGTCATTGAGTTCATACAGAGCTCACAGCAGCTAGGACAGGGAGGGGCTGCCCAGGAGATAGAACATATGCACATGCCTGAGCTAGGGATGGTTTTCAAAACAGAGGAAGAGGGGCACAAGTTTTACAACAACTATGCAATGAAAGTTGGTTTCTCGACAGCTATTGCACACAAATACCATTCAAGGAATAAAACGCATATGGGCAAGGTGACAAGAGTCACAATTACGTGCAACAAGGCTGGAAAGCCAACTGAAGAGGACATGGAAGCAAACAAAGAGGCAGCACAAAGGGGAGAAGGCCTGGGAAAAAATAAACCAGCAAAGAGAAGGGTGAGGAAAACAAAGGAAGGAACAAATGACGAAAGAAATGTACTGATGAGGAGAACAAACACGGTGGTGCTAACTGCATGCCCCGCAACAATGGTTGTAGCATACATAGATGATGTATGGAAGATAACAAGACTAGACTTAACTCATAATCATGAGCTGCACCCCCCTGGTGAGGCAAGGTTTTTGAGATCGCACAAGAACATGACGCTAGAAGAAAAGTTGATGATCAGAACATGTAGCGCATGCAAACTACCAACCAGGAAAATAATGGCAATATTGGCTTACATGAGAGGGGGCCTGTCATCACTTCCATACACGAAGAAGGATGTGAGTAATATAAGGACATCAATAAGAACAGAATCAGGCAGAAGTGACATGATGAAAGTGCTGGAGTACTtcttgaaaaagaaagaaaagatgcaacTTTCTTTTACAAAATTGACTCGGATGAAGAGGGCAGAGTTTTGA